In a genomic window of Carassius carassius chromosome 43, fCarCar2.1, whole genome shotgun sequence:
- the LOC132124831 gene encoding NACHT, LRR and PYD domains-containing protein 14-like has protein sequence MCVCRLSGCMVKEEGCRYLSSALSSNPSHLRELDLSYNHPGQSGVQLLSDKLKDQNCSLKTLNLDHGEPFRIQPGLQKYFCDLTLDPNTASTLPLHPPLKE, from the exons ATGTGTGTTTGTAGGCTGTCTGGCTGTATGGTGAAAGAGGAAGGCTGTCGTTatctgtcttcagctctgagctcaaacccctcacacctgagagagctggatctgagctacaatcacccaggaCAATCAGGAGTCCAGCTCCTCTCTGACAAACTGAAGGATCAAAACTGCTCACTAAAGACACTCAA TTTGGACCATGGAGAGCCTTTCAGGATCCAACCAGGACTGCAAAAAT ATTTCTGTGAtctcacactggatccaaacacagcaaGCACCCTGCCCCTTCACCCTCCACTAAAAGAGTAG